GCGGGAGAATTGAATTGAACGCGTGTACGTGTAAAAGATTGAAACAGGAACAAAACTGCTCAAGACTaataaattcttttttttcctacatTCGGCATATACTGTAATGATTCAGGCATACGGGGGACGACTATGATTAACCCATCCGAAATATCAACAAAGGGAATGATAACCCTTATCTGCGATGTCGCCTCGAAGTTGGCGTATTGGGCAGCGGAGCTTTTTGGCTGTCTTTTCTACgacagtgactttttgttagGAACGTTGCTAGCTGGTCTCCGGACGGTTGGTCCGGATTGAAAACACTgagcttttgtgtgtttcgtcgctgtgtgtttgtgattacGTTGTTTACCTCATGTTAATGGTTGGAATTTTCATCCTACTGTTTATTCATatgaaacaatgaaatattgtATAAGCGGTACGCCAGCGGCGTTCTTACAAAATAAACCTCTCCAGGGGACAGACCAGACCAGATTATCATCACTTTTTGGCTAGCTCGGTCGACAGCCAATCTAATCCTTCGTACAGTCCGTGGCCTTGGGTGGCGCAAGTCGCTTGAATATACCACTGCAATGAAACCGATGCACATTGCGGTTGTTAGCAGATGGAATGCAGCGCCTACTGCCGCTACCGTTTACTTACGTGTCTGTTCCGTAGCTGATTGAGGTGCAGTTTGTCTGTCAGCTCGGCGGCCGTCATCGCGTTGGGCAGATCCTGCTTGTTGGCGAACACGAGCAACACTGCGTCGCGCAGTTCGTCCTCCTGCAGCATGCTGTGCAGCTCCTTTTCCGCCTCCACGATACGCTCCCGATCGTTCGAGTCGACCACAAAGATGAGCCCCTGCGTGTTCTGGAAGTAGTGGCGCCAGAGCGGGCGAATCTTGTCCTGGCCACCGACGTCCCACACGGTGAAGCAGATGTTCTTGTACTCGACCGTCTCAACGTTGAACCCGATCGTCGGAATGGTGGTGACAATTTCGCCCAGCTTCAGCTTGTACAGAATCGTCGTCTTACCGGCAGCATCGAGTCCAA
This is a stretch of genomic DNA from Anopheles merus strain MAF chromosome 2R, AmerM5.1, whole genome shotgun sequence. It encodes these proteins:
- the LOC121588664 gene encoding ADP-ribosylation factor 2, encoding MGLTISSVLTRLFGKKQMRILMVGLDAAGKTTILYKLKLGEIVTTIPTIGFNVETVEYKNICFTVWDVGGQDKIRPLWRHYFQNTQGLIFVVDSNDRERIVEAEKELHSMLQEDELRDAVLLVFANKQDLPNAMTAAELTDKLHLNQLRNRHWYIQATCATQGHGLYEGLDWLSTELAKK